The sequence GACCATCCATCCCATCCTGGCCCGGCTGGAGACCGTGGGCTGGCTGACCTCCCGCTGGGAGGACATCGACCCCCGAACCGAGGGCCGCCCGGCCCGCCGCTACTACCAGCTCACCCCCGACGGACTGGAACGGGCCCGGGCCGCGCTGG comes from Actinomycetota bacterium and encodes:
- a CDS encoding helix-turn-helix transcriptional regulator, whose product is TIHPILARLETVGWLTSRWEDIDPRTEGRPARRYYQLTPDGLERARAALARAYSATARPAWLRPLGEES